The sequence TTTACCTCATCCGGTTCATTTACTAACTGAAGTAACAATTGCGCGATTAAACAAATGTTATTGGTATCTTCCTCAAACAAGTCGAAGAAAACTCTTTCTTTTGGAATAAAGAGTTTGGCAAAGAAATTTGATTTCATTCAGTAGTGGTTAGATAATAGTAAGTTAGATATAAAAATGTCCATGAAAACTTCTCCGGCATTTTGTCGTCAAAGTTACCATGGACATTCCATTGTAACAAGAAAATAATGTTACTATTATTTAATTTATTGCATATCCATCATATTCTCATTGTTATTCATATCTTCATTGGACTGCTTACCTTTTTGCTTACGGGAGGCTTTTCCGTTGCCAAAATTATAAGACACATTTACCCCGATTACCCTGCCGTTAAAATAACTTTCAGACTGCTGGGTAAAATTGGTTCCCCAAGTATCTGTACGGAATTTACGGGAATTAAAGACATCTCTTACATTCAAATTCGCAGTCAGTTTTCTATTAAAGAACGATTTTCTCAACCCAAAATCAAGAGAGTAATTGCCTTTATTCTTTCCCTGAGACACATAATAAGGGGCACTATAAGCACCTATAAGCTGCATAGAATAATTGGCCGGCAACATAACATTGGCTATCGATTTCACATTCCATGAAAAACTTTCTTTACCGGGGATATTGATCGTTGTATTGTCTACAAAGTATTGTCCCGTGTGCAAATTACTGTAAAATCCATTAAACGTAGTCGTCAGGCTCAAGATGCGGAAGAAGCTATTCTTCATAACAACTTCAAGACCGGCAGACTCTGTTTTGGCTCCGTTCATTGTCGTATTCATCATAATACCACCTTCCAGCCAACGTACCGATTGCATTACATCTGTGGTATAACGATAATACAAAGATGCGGAAAGCGAGTGCATTTCCCAACTTTTCAGATAGTTCAGCTCAAACGAGTTCGTATATTCCGGTGTCAAAGTAGGATTTCCAAAGTACCAACTTGTTGAGTCGGATGTATCAATAAACGGGTTCAATGAGCGGCCACGGGGACGGTTCAGTCGACGGGTATAATTCAATTGAAATTCATTGCTTTTATCCATGGCATAACTCAGATAAACACTGGGAAATGGCTGTATGTAATGAATTGAATAATCTTTACCATCAGAAGTAAAATTAATATCCGAAAGTTCTCCTCTCAGTCCAAATTGCGCACCAAACTTACCCCATTTGCTTGCATAAGTTGCATAAGCTGCATAATTTCTTTCTGTATAATCAAATTCATTGCTTAAGCGCGTATCAAACAACCCGTTCGTATAGCCTGTGATGTCAGAATTACGCACTTCATAGTTTCCGTCAAACCCGGCTTCCAGTCTGCTATTTTCAGAAAATTTCTTCGTATAATCAACCTTCAACTCTGCTTCTGGGTTTTTCCCGCTGGTATGCTGGGATTGCTGCGACGTCATCAACCCTAAATTGTCATACTGAATATGTCCGGCATCAGAACTATTAGGATGATTCGAAAAAGAGAGTGTAGCCAACAATTCGCTGCCTTTTTTATCCAGTTCTTTTCTATAGTTTAAGTCAATATTAAACATATTCCGGTTTCCAGACGAAGTATTTTCTCTTGAAAACTGACGTACCAGATTATTATTTGCATCAAATGACTGATAGTTGATTGTCGATGGTCCGTCTGACGAACCAAACATCATAAATCCGGAAAAACCAAGAGTGCTTTTTTCGTCAAGATGAAAATCAAGGCCACCCCTGATAAAAGGCCCATGCATGCTTCGGGTCGATTCATTTGTCTGCTTAAGAAGCGACAATACATTGTTGGTTGCAGGGTCGATGGTATATCTGTTACTCCAACCCCCACCCGACATTGACATTCCACGCATTCCAACACTGGCAAACGCATCAATTTTCGAACTATTGTAATTAATACTTGCACCAG comes from Paludibacter jiangxiensis and encodes:
- a CDS encoding TonB-dependent receptor domain-containing protein, with the translated sequence MKRNVILLLACLLSLNVLFAETVIKGIIKDAGTNGPLGYVNVVLTKPGQKIPVAGAVTNDQGTFLLSKVNNGKYQLEISFVGYTPVSKLITVAGKTVDLGTVLLSEDSKTLNEVQVRGQGPQMKLEIDKKVFTVDQTIAAAGSSTSEMLRNIPSVDVDNDGNISLRNNANVEVWINGKPSGLSADNRAQILEQMPAESIEKVELITNPSAKYNPEGSAGIINLILKKNRKAGYYGSLSSGVMIPENGKLGYNAGASINYNSSKIDAFASVGMRGMSMSGGGWSNRYTIDPATNNVLSLLKQTNESTRSMHGPFIRGGLDFHLDEKSTLGFSGFMMFGSSDGPSTINYQSFDANNNLVRQFSRENTSSGNRNMFNIDLNYRKELDKKGSELLATLSFSNHPNSSDAGHIQYDNLGLMTSQQSQHTSGKNPEAELKVDYTKKFSENSRLEAGFDGNYEVRNSDITGYTNGLFDTRLSNEFDYTERNYAAYATYASKWGKFGAQFGLRGELSDINFTSDGKDYSIHYIQPFPSVYLSYAMDKSNEFQLNYTRRLNRPRGRSLNPFIDTSDSTSWYFGNPTLTPEYTNSFELNYLKSWEMHSLSASLYYRYTTDVMQSVRWLEGGIMMNTTMNGAKTESAGLEVVMKNSFFRILSLTTTFNGFYSNLHTGQYFVDNTTINIPGKESFSWNVKSIANVMLPANYSMQLIGAYSAPYYVSQGKNKGNYSLDFGLRKSFFNRKLTANLNVRDVFNSRKFRTDTWGTNFTQQSESYFNGRVIGVNVSYNFGNGKASRKQKGKQSNEDMNNNENMMDMQ